In the Colletotrichum lupini chromosome 1, complete sequence genome, one interval contains:
- a CDS encoding C6 zinc finger protein: MTIFGAATRDVAALAPALAESDAFKHSSSQVCIIMNTAPSSLPLIAAAPSFSDFDYGAFFQGEDMLLGDENTYSSETLSESPTNRVSASGPSGEGSSRHGPAQKQRLERRGHTKSRRGCFNCKRRRIKCQETQPSCGHCNKMGLKCEYPNAPTIVHQCTQPQHQVPLFSLQDMRFFQHFMLQCYPHHPIGNENIWTHEVPCLSQTNEFLMHAILGMAACDLMNADPSLLAFAMAHRVKAIRAIKKSLAELPKQKGTTPEHANALVATCFALTFQSVTFEDGMTEYMTFIRGILIIGTQMYIKGIKPIFVNLMGQDSSAVLEPKMVDLPLIRTEWADGAVEGVGGLRGLCRDGVEVEYFELLLDMATKLHTSSWKAYQTLSKHYGWWIQLPHEKFQRVIDMTSQTMVLLASHWIALKQIMATVTNAEHECREKAPPKKSAVDLGIIRWLGYLNRQIDHEHLVYNRWPLWVEEQLKQDLTFFGKKF, translated from the exons ATGACAATCTTTGGTGCTGCCACACGTGACGTGGCTGCCTTGGCACCAGCTTTAGCTGAAAGCGAC GCCTTCAAGCACTCAAGCAGCCAAGTTTGCATCATCATGAACACCGCTCCTTCATCACTTCCTCTCATCGCAGCCGCCCCAAGCTTTAGTGATTTTGACTATGGGGCCTTCTTCCAAGGTGAAGACATGTTGCTCGGAGATGAGAATACGTATTCGAGCGAGACCCTTTCCGAGTCACCCACGAACAGGGTCTCCGCTTCAGGGCCAAGCGGAGAAGGTTCGTCTCGCCACGGTCCCGCTCAGAAGCAGCGACTTGAGAGACGAGGGCATACCAAAAGTCGCAGAGGGTGCTTCAACTGCAAGAGAAGGCGCATCAAG TGCCAAGAGACGCAACCATCATGTGGGCATTGTAACAAAATGGGCTTGAAGTGCGAGTATCCCAATGCTCCAACGATTGTGCACCAA TGTACCCAGCCGCAACATCAAGTGCCGCTGTTCAGTTTGCAAGATATGCGGTTCTTCCAACACTTTATGCTACAATGCTACCCTCACCACCCGATAGGTAACGAAAACATCTGGACCCATGAGGTTCCATGCTTGTCCCAAACC AACGAATTTCTCATGCACGCAATTCTCGGGATGGCAGCCTGCGACCTCATGAACGCGGACCCGAGCCTCCTGGCATTCGCCATGGCGCACCGCGTCAAGGCCATAAGAGCCATCAAAAAGTCCCTCGCCGAGCTGCCGAAGCAAAAGGGCACGACGCCGGAGCACGCCAACGCCCTGGTCGCGACGTGCTTCGCGCTCACGTTCCAGTCCGTGACGTTTGAGGACGGCATGACCGAGTACATGACTTTCATCCGCGGCATCTTGATCATCGGCACGCAGATGTACATCAAGGGCATCAAGCCCATCTTTGTGAACTTGATGGGGCAGGACTCGAGCGCGGTCCTGGAGCCCAAGATGGTGGATCTGCCGCTGATTCGGACCGAGTGGGCGGACGGTGCTGTCGAGGGGGTTGGCGGGTTGAGGGGTCTCTGTCGGGATGGGGTGGAGGTTGAGTATTTTGAGCTTCTTTTGGATATGGCGACGAAGCTGCATACTTCGTCTTGGAAGG CGTATCAGACGCTTTCGAAGCACTACGGCTGGTGGATCCAGCTTCCACACGAAAAGTTCCAACGCGTCATCGACATGACCTCGCAGACGATGGTCCTCTTGGCCAGCCACTGGATCGCGCTGAAGCAGATCATGGCCACGGTGACCAACGCCGAGCACGAATGTCGCGAGAAGGCGCCGCCAAAGAAGAGTGCGGTGGATCTGGGCATCATTCGGTGGCTCGGGTACCTAAATCGGCAGATCGACCATGAGCATTTGGTGTATAATCGGTGGCCTTTATGGGTAGAGGAGCAGCTTAAGCAGGACCTGACCTTTTTTGGGAAAAAGTTTTGA